From Vitis vinifera cultivar Pinot Noir 40024 chromosome 3, ASM3070453v1, the proteins below share one genomic window:
- the LOC100253276 gene encoding uncharacterized protein LOC100253276: MGDYNFVVGQEFADVKAFRNAIKEAAIAQHFELRIIKSDLIRYFAKCATEGCPWRIRAVKLPNAPTFTIRSLEGTHTCGKNAQNGHHQASVDWIVSFIEERLRDNINYKPKDILHDIHKQYGITIPYKQAWRAKERGLAAIYGSSEEGYCLLPAYCEEIKRANPGSVAEVFTSGADNRFQRLFVSFYASIYGFLNGCLPIVGLGGIQLKSKYLGTLLSATSFDADGGLFPLAFGVVDAENDESWMWFLSELRKALEMNTENVPQLTFLSDGQKGIQDAVKRKFPTSSHAFCMRHLSESIGKEFKNSRLVHLLWKAAYATTTIAFKEKMAEIEEVSSEAAKWIQQFPTSRWALVYFEGTRYGHLSSNIEEFNKWILEARELPIIQVIEQIHSKLMAEFEERRLKSNSWFSVLAPSADKRMMEAIGRASTYQVLRSDEVEFEVLSAERSDIVNIGTQCCSCRDWQLYGIPCSHAVAALLSCRKDVYAFTEKCFTVASYRAAYSEEIRPIPCKIEWRRTVEAPVDDDTPVVRPPKFRRPPGRPEKKRICVEDLNREKHTVHCSRCNQTGHYKTTCKADIMKSIEQF; encoded by the coding sequence ATGGGGGACTACAATTTTGTTGTTGGTCAAGAGTTTGCTGATGTCAAGGCCTTCAGGAATGCAATCAAAGAAGCTGCAATTGCTCAACATTTTGAGCTTCGTATTATAAAAAGTGATTTAATCCGTTACTTTGCAAAGTGTGCAACTGAAGGTTGCCCATGGCGTATCCGTGCAGTTAAGCTTCCTAATGCTCCAACTTTCACTATTAGAAGCCTTGAGGGGACGCATACCTGTGGAAAAAATGCACAAAATGGGCATCATCAGGCTTCTGTAGATTGGATTGTGAGTTTCATAGAGGAACGACTGCGAGATAATATAAATTACAAACCAAAGGATATATTGCATGACATTCATAAACAATATGGGATCACTATACCTTATAAGCAAGCCTGGCGTGCTAAGGAGCGGGGGCTAGCGGCTATTTATGGCTCTTCTGAAGAAGGGTATTGCCTCCTTCCTGCATATTGTGAGGAAATAAAGAGAGCCAACCCTGGAAGTGTTGCGGAGGTGTTTACCAGTGGTGCAGATAACCGGTTTCAACggctttttgtttccttttacgCATCCATATATGGTTTTCTAAATGGTTGCTTGCCTATTGTTGGGCTTGGTGGAATCCAGCTCAAGAGCAAATACCTTGGCACCTTACTTTCAGCCACTTCTTTTGACGCTGATGGTGGGTTGTTTCCACTTGCATTTGGTGTTGTTGATGCAGAAAATGATGAGAGCTGGATGTGGTTCCTGTCAGAGTTACGAAAGGCACTAGAAATGAACACAGAGAATGTACCTCAACTCACATTTTTATCGGATGGACAGAAGGGCATCCAAGATGCTGTAAAGAGGAAATTCCCAACTTCTTCCCATGCTTTCTGTATGCGCCACTTGAGTGAAAGCATTGGCAAAGAGTTTAAGAACTCAAGGCTTGTTCATCTTCTATGGAAAGCAGCATATGCCACAACTACCAttgcttttaaagaaaaaatggcaGAGATTGAGGAGGTTTCTTCTGAAGCAGCCAAGTGGATTCAACAGTTTCCAACTTCCCGTTGGGCATTGGTGTATTTTGAAGGAACACGATATGGTCATCTCTCTTCAAATATTGAGGAATTCAATAAATGGATTCTTGAAGCACGGGAGCTGCCCATAATCCAGGTGATTGAGCAGATTCACAGTAAACTAATGGCTGAGTTTGAGGAGCGGCGTTTAAAGAGCAATTCATGGTTTTCAGTTTTAGCCCCATCAGCTGATAAGCGAATGATGGAGGCGATTGGCCGTGCATCAACATATCAAGTTCTTAGATCAGATGAAGTAGAATTTGAGGTTCTATCAGCCGAGCGATCAGACATTGTGAACATAGGGACTCAGTGCTGTTCCTGCCGTGATTGGCAACTCTATGGAATCCCATGCTCCCATGCTGTTGCAGCCCTCCTCTCATGTAGAAAAGATGTGTACGCATTTACAGAGAAGTGTTTCACTGTGGCAAGTTATCGTGCGGCATATTCAGAAGAGATACGCCCCATTCCCTGTAAAATAGAGTGGAGAAGAACAGTTGAGGCTCCTGTGGATGATGACACTCCAGTTGTGCGACCACCAAAGTTCCGTCGACCGCCAGGACGCCCTGAAAAGAAGCGAATATGCGTAGAGGATCTTAACAGGGAGAAGCATACAGTGCACTGTAGCCGGTGCAACCAAACTGGACATTACAAAACAACTTGCAAAGCAGATATTATGAAGAGCATAGAGCAGTTTTAG